The Pongo abelii isolate AG06213 chromosome 20, NHGRI_mPonAbe1-v2.0_pri, whole genome shotgun sequence genome window below encodes:
- the CIC gene encoding protein capicua homolog isoform X21: MYSAHRPLMPASSAASRGLGMFVWTNVEPRSVAVFPWHSLVPFLAPSQPDPSVQPSEAQQPASHPVASNQSKEPAESAAVAHERPPGGTGSADPGRPPGATCPESPGPGPPHPLGVVEPGKGPPPTTEEEAPGPPGEPRLDSETESDHDDAFLSIMSPEIQLPLPPGKRRTQSLSALPKERDSSSEKDGRSPNKREKDHIRRPMNAFMIFSKRHRALVHQRHPNQDNRTVSKILGEWWYALGPKEKQKYHDLAFQVKEAHFKAHPDWKWCNKDRKKSSSEAKPTSLGLAGGHKETRERSMSETGTAAAPGVSSELLSVAAQTLLSSDTKAPGSSSCGAERLHTVGGPGSARPRAFSHSGVHSLDGGEVDSQALQELTQMVSGPASYSGPKPSTQYGAPGPFAAPGEGGALAATGRPPLLPTRASRSQRAASEDMTSDEERMVICEEEGDDDVIADDGFGTTDIDLKCKERVTDSESGDSSGEDPEGNKGFGRKVFSPVIRSSFTHCRPPLDPEPPGPPDPPLAFGKGYGSAPSSSASSPASSSASAATSFSLGSGTFKAQESGQGSTAGPLRPPPPGAGGPATPSKATRFLPTDPATFRRKRPESVGGLEPPGPSVIAAPPSGGGNILQTLVLPPNKEEQEGGGARVPSAPAPSLAYGAPAAPLSRPAATMVTNVVRPVSSTPVPIASKPFPTSGRAEASPNDTAGARTEMGAGSRVPGGSPLGVSLVYSDKKSAAATSPAPHLVAGPLLGTVGKAPATVTNLLVGTPGYGAPAPPAVQFIAQGAPGGGTTAGSGTGAGSGPNGPVPLGILQPGALGKAGGITQVQYILPTLPQQLQVAPAPAPAPGTKAGAPSGPAPTTSIRFTLPPGTSTNGKVLAATAPTPGIPILQSVPSAPPPKAQSVSPVQAPPPGGSAQLLPGKVLVPLAAPSMSVRGGGAGQPLPLVSPPFSVPVQNGAQPPSKIIQLTPVPVSTPSGLVPPLSPATLPGPTSQPQKVLLPSSTRITYVQSAGGHALPLGTSPASSQAGTVTSYGPTSSVALGFTSLGPSGPAFVQPLLSAGQAPLLAPGQVGVSPVPSPQLPPACAAPGGPVITAFYSGSPAPTSSASLAQPSQAPPSLVYTVATSTTPPAATILPKGPPAPATATPAPTSPFPSATAGSMTYSLVAPKAQRPSPKAPQKVKAAIASIPVGSFEAGASGRPGPAPRQPLEPGPVREPTAPESELEGQPTPPAPPPLPETWTPTARSSPPLPPPAEERTSAKGPETMASKFPSSSSDWRVPGQGLENRGEPPTPPSPAPAPAVAPGGSSESSSGRAAGDTPERKEAAGTGKKVKVRPPPLKKTFDSVDNRVLSEVDFEERFAELPEFRPEEVLPSPTLQSLATSPRAILGSYRKKRKNSTDLDSAPEDPTSPKRKMRRRSSCSSEPNTPKSAKCEGDIFTFDRTGTEAEDVLGELEYDKVPYSSLRRTLDQRRALVMQLFQDHGFFPSAQATAAFQARYADIFPSKVCLQLKIREVRQKIMQAATPTEQPPGAEAPLPVPPPTGTAAAPAPTPSPAGGPDPTSPSSDSGTAQAAPPLPPPPESGPGQPGWEGAPQPSPPPAGPSTAATGR, encoded by the exons ATGTATTCGGCCCACAGGCCCCTGATGCCCGCGTCCAGCGCGGCCTCCCGTGGCCTCGGCATGTTCG TGTGGACTAATGTGGAACCTCGCTCTGTGGCTGTGTTCCCCTGGCACTCCTTAGTCCCCTTCCTGGCACCCAGCCAGCCTGACCCCTCCGTGCAGCCGAGCGAGGCGCAGCAACCTGCCAGCCACCCAGTGGCCTCCAACCAGAGCAAAG AACCTGCTGAGTCGGCAGCTGTTGCTCATGAACGGCCACCAGGTGGGACAGGGAGTGCTGACCCTGGGCGGCCCCCTGGAGCCACATGCCCTGAGAGCCCAGGACCCGGACCCCCACACCCTTTGGGGGTGGTGGAACCTGGTAAGGGTCCGCCTCCCACCACGGAGGAGGAGGCCCCCGGCCCCCCAGGAGAGCCCCGGCTGGACAGTGAGACAGAGAGTGACCATGATGATGC CTTCCTCTCCATCATGTCTCCTGAGATCCAGTTGCCTCTACCGCCCGGAAAACGTCGGACCCAGTCCCTCAGTGCCCTACCCAAGGAACGGGACTCATCTTCTGAGAAGGATGGACGCAGCCCCAACAAG CGGGAGAAGGACCACATCCGGCGGCCCATGAATGCCTTCATGATCTTCAGCAAGCGGCACCGGGCCCTGGTCCACCAGCGTCATCCCAACCAGGACAACCGGACCGTCAGCAAGATTCTGGGCGAGTGGTGGTACGCCCTGGGGCCCAAGGAGAAGCAGAAGTACCACGACCTGGCCTTCCAG GTGAAGGAGGCCCACTTCAAGGCCCACCCAGATTGGAAGTGGTGCAACAAGGACCGAAAGAAGTCCAGCTCAGAGGCCAAGCCCACGAGCCTGGGGCTGGCAGGAGGGCACAAGGAGACGCGGGAGCGGAGCATGTCGGAGACGGGCACTGCTGCTGCCCCTGGGG TGTCCTCTGAGCTCCTGTCCGTTGCAGCCCAgacactcctgagctcagacaccaAGGCTCCGGGGAGCAGCTCCTGTGGGGCAGAACGGCTACACACAGTTGGGGGACCTGGCTCAGCCCGGCCCCGAGCTTTCTCCCACAGTGGGGTACACAGCCTGGACGGCGGAGAAGTAGACAGTCAGGCGCTACAGGAACTGACTCAG ATGGTGTCTGGCCCTGCATCGTACTCTGGCCCAAAACCTTCTACCCAGTATGGAGCTCCAGGACCGTTTGCAGCCCCCGGTGAGGGAGGTGCCTTGGCGGCCACTGGGCGGCCCCCGCTGCTGCCCACCCGAGCTTCTCGTTCTCAGCGTGCGGCCAGTGAGGACATGACGAGTGATGAGGAGCGCATGGTCATCTGTGAGGAGGAAGGGGATGATGATGTCATTG CTGACGATGGCTTCGGCACCACTGACATTGATCTCAAGTGCAAGGAGCGGGTGACCGACAGCGAGAGTGGGGACAGCTCTGGGGAGGACCCAGAGGGCAACAAG GGCTTTGGTCGGAAGGTGTTTTCACCTGTGATCCGTTCCTCCTTTACCCACTGCCGCCCCCCACTGGACCCTGAGCCCCCAGGGCCCCCGGATCCTCCTCTAGCCTTTGGCAAAGGCTATGGTTCTGCCCCATCCTCCTCTGCATCCTCGCctgcttcctcctcagcctcggcAGCCACCTCCTTCTCACTGGGCTCAGGAACCTTCAAGGCCCAGGAGTCTGGTCAGGGCAGCACAGCGGGCCCCCTACGGCCCCCACCCCCTGGGGCTGGGGGTCCAGCGACACCTTCCAAGGCAACCCGGTTCCTCCCAACGGATCCTGCCACCTTCCGGCGCAAGAGACCTGAAAGTGTGGGTGGCCTGGAGCCACCAGGCCCCTCAGTCATCGCGGCCCCTCCCAGCGGAGGAGGAAACATCCTGCAGACACTGGTGCTGCCCCCAAACAAGGAGGAGCAAGAGGGCGGCGGAGCCAGAGTGCCCTCCGCCCCCGCCCCATCACTGGCCTACGGGGCCCCAGCGGCTCCCCTGTCCCGTCCTGCTGCCACCATGGTCACCAACGTGGTGCGGCCTGTCAGCAGCACTCCTGTCCCCATCGCCTCTAAGCCCTTCCCCACCTCTGGCCGGGCTGAGGCGTCTCCAAATGACACAGCAGGTGCCAGGACTGAAATGGGCGCTGGGTCTCGGGTGCCTGGAGGCTCCCCGCTGGGTGTCAGCTTAGTGTATTCGGACAAGAAGTCGGCAGCAGCCACCTCACCAGCCCCACACTTGGTGGCTGGACCCCTGCTGGGCACTGTGGGGAAGGCGCCTGCCACTGTCACTAATCTACTGGTGGGCACCCCGGGGTATGGGGCCCCTGCGCCCCCTGCTGTCCAGTTCATTGCCCAGGGGGCCCCTGGTGGTGGGACCACTGCGGGCTCAGGAACAGGTGCTGGGAGTGGCCCCAATGGGCCAGTACCCCTGGGCATCCTGCAACCAGGTGCCCTGGGCAAGGCTGGGGGAATCACCCAGGTACAGTACATCCTGCCCACGCTGCCCCAGCAGCTTCAGGTGGCACCTGCCCCAGCACCAGCCCCTGGGACCAAGGCAGGGGCTCCCAGCGGCCCTGCACCCACCACCAGCATCCGTTTCACCCTCCCACCGGGCACTTCTACCAACGGCAAAGTCCTGGCTGCCACTGCACCCACTCCTGGCATCCCCATCCTGCAGTCTGTACCCTCCGCCCCACCCCCCAAAG CCCAGTCAGTTTCTCCCGTGCAGGCCCCGCCCCCGGGTGGCTCAGCCCAGCTGCTGCCTGGGAAGGTCCTAGTGCCTCTGGCTGCCCCTAGCATGTCAGTGCGGGGTGGAGGGGCCGGCCAGCCGCTGCCACTGGTGAGCCCGCCCTTCTCAGTACCTGTGCAGAATGGTGCCCAGCCCCCCAGCAAG ATCATCCAGCTGACCCCGGTGCCTGTGAGCACACCCAGCGGCCTGGTGCCGCCCCTGAGCCCAGCCACACTCCCTGGACCCACCTCGCAGCCTCAGAAGGTCCTGCTGCCCTCTTCCACCAG AATCACCTATGTGCAGTCAGCGGGCGGGCACGCGCTGCCCCTGGGTACCAGCCCTGCGTCCAGCCAGGCTGGAACAGTCACCTCGTACGGGCCCACGAGCTCTGTAGCTCTAGGCTTCACCTCGCTGGGGCCCAGCGGCCCCGCCTTCGTGCAGCCCCTGCTCTCAG cAGGCCAAGCCCCACTGCTGGCTCCCGGTCAGGTGGGCGTGTCGCCTGTGCCCAGTCCCCAGCTGCCGCCTGCCTGTGCAGCCCCCGGAGGTCCTGTCATAACAGCATTTTACTCTGGCAGCCCTGCACCCACCTCCTCAGCATCCCTGGCCCAGCCATCTCAGGCCCCCCCAAGCCTGGTCTACACTGTGGCCACCAGCACAACCCCACCTGCAGCCACCATTCTGCCCAAGGGCCCGCCAGCCCCTGCCACTGCCACCCCAGCCCCGACTAGCCCTTTCCCCAGTGCCACAG CAGGTTCCATGACCTACAGCTTAGTGGCCCCCAAGGCCCAGCGGCCCAGCCCGAAGGCCCCCCAGAAAGTGAAGGCAGCCATCGCCAGCATTCCCGTGGGGTCCTTTGAGGCAGGTGCCTCTGGGCGGCCTGGCCCTGCACCCCGGCAGCCTCTGGAGCCTGGCCCAGTCCGAGAGCCAACTGCCCCAGAGTCTGAGCTTGAAGGGCAGCCCACACCACCAGCCCCTCCACCCCTGCCAGAGACCTGGACTCCCACAGCCCGGAGCAgccccccactgcccccacctGCTGAGGAGCGGACCAGTGCCAAGGGTCCTGAGACCATG GCCAGCAAATTCCCCAGCTCATCTTCAGACTGGCGCGTCCCTGGGCAGGGCCTGGAGAATCGTGGGGAGCCTCCCACTCCTCCCAGCCCGGCCCCAGCTCCAGCCGTAGCCCCTGGTGGCAGCAGTGAGAGCAGCAGTGGGCGGGCAGCCGGGGACACCCCCGAGCGCAAGGAGGCGGCTGGTACTGGCAAGAAGGTGAAGGTGCGGCCCCCGCCCCTGAAGAAGACCTTTGACTCTGTGGACAA CAGGGTCCTGTCAGAAGTGGACTTCGAAGAGCGCTTTGCTGAGCTGCCTGAGTTTCGGCCTGAGGAGGTGCTGCCCTCCCCCACCCTGCAGTCTCTGGCCACCTCACCCCGGGCCATCCTGGGCTCTTACCGCAAGAAGAGGAAGAACTCCACGG ACCTGGATTCAGCACCCGAGGACCCCACCTCGCCCAAGCGCAAGATGAGAAGACGCTCCAGCTGCAGCTCGGAGCCCAACACCCCCAAGAGTGCCAAGTGCGAGGGGGACATCTTCACCTTTGACCGTACAG GTACAGAAGCCGAGGACGTGCTCGGGGAGCTAGAGTATGACAAGGTGCCATACTCCTCCCTGCGGCGCACCCTGGACCAGCGCCGGGCCCTGGTCATGCAGCTCTTCCAGGACCATGGCTTCTTTCCGTCAG CCCAGGCCACAGCCGCCTTCCAGGCCCGCTATGCAGACATCTTCCCCTCCAAGGTTTGTCTGCAGTTGAAGATCCGTGAGGTGCGCCAGAAGATCATGCAGGCTGCCACTCCCACGGAGCAGCCCCCTGGAGCTGAGGCTCCTCTCCCTGTACCGCCTCCCACTGGCACCGCTGCTGCCCctgcccccactcccagccccgCGGGGGGCCCTGACCCCACCTCACCCAGCTCGGACTCTGGCACTGCCCAGGCTGCCCCGCCACTGCCTCCACCCCCAGAGTCGGGGCCTGGACAGCCTGGCTGGGAGGGGGCTCCCCAGCCCTCCCCCCCACCCGCAGGTCCCTCCACAGCTGCCACAGGCAGGTGA